The Mucilaginibacter yixingensis genome window below encodes:
- a CDS encoding glycosyltransferase family 39 protein, whose product MNLQSTAYYKWLYIFIALAVAVNFSGLFITIIGPDGTYYAGIAKTMVWRHDFVNLYVQGTDFLDKPHFPFWITALSYELFGIKTWAYKLPGILFMLMGALYTYRFAIKLYQSKEVALWSVLILLTAEHIIISSNDVRAEPYLTGLIIASIYHFYRTTDKTRLGHLLLASMFAAMAIMTKGMFALIPIGGAIGGHLLITRAWPQLFHWRWLLAIILISVMILPEVYCLNVQFDSHPEKVVFGQHAVSGIKWFLWDSQIGRFFNNGPIKGNGDPFFFVHTLLWAFLPWSLLLFACLFWSIKANVKQAQRYQWHCLCGSLLTFLVFSASKFQLPYYLNIVFPLFAIQLAYFLRNLKKEKSLKAVNITQRIVMTLLLVVIMALQYFFKPGPSSWTIFAVLAVLLLIVFRAVRKTSAYGLTRTMLQTVAVAFFVNLYLNLVFYPALLHYQSGSEAAFYINQHNTNNLPVAQTGDNYNFPLEFYLNKPLITIDPNGHDTTTAKPFILYGDHQVIEGLRKQGWKIRQLSTFNQYWISMLKPKFLNAATRSEVVTHSDVVLVTP is encoded by the coding sequence ATGAACCTGCAATCCACGGCTTATTATAAGTGGCTTTACATCTTTATCGCGCTGGCGGTGGCCGTTAACTTTAGCGGACTGTTTATTACCATTATTGGGCCCGATGGCACCTATTATGCCGGCATTGCCAAAACCATGGTTTGGCGGCATGATTTTGTGAACCTTTACGTACAGGGTACAGACTTTCTGGATAAGCCACACTTCCCGTTCTGGATCACGGCACTATCTTACGAGCTATTTGGCATCAAGACCTGGGCTTATAAACTCCCGGGCATTCTATTTATGCTGATGGGCGCCCTATATACCTACCGGTTTGCCATTAAACTCTATCAAAGCAAAGAGGTAGCACTGTGGAGCGTACTGATACTACTTACTGCAGAGCATATCATCATCTCCAGCAATGATGTACGTGCCGAGCCTTACCTTACCGGCCTCATCATTGCTTCTATCTACCATTTTTACCGCACCACAGATAAAACCCGCTTAGGGCATTTACTCCTGGCATCGATGTTTGCCGCTATGGCTATCATGACTAAGGGTATGTTTGCGCTCATCCCCATCGGTGGCGCCATTGGCGGACACCTGCTCATTACCCGCGCCTGGCCTCAGCTGTTCCATTGGCGTTGGCTGCTGGCTATTATTTTGATAAGCGTAATGATATTACCCGAGGTTTACTGCCTCAATGTGCAGTTTGATAGCCATCCGGAGAAGGTTGTATTTGGCCAGCATGCCGTATCAGGCATTAAATGGTTTTTGTGGGATAGTCAGATCGGTCGCTTCTTTAATAATGGCCCCATTAAAGGCAACGGCGATCCTTTCTTTTTTGTGCATACGCTGCTGTGGGCTTTTTTGCCATGGTCGTTGCTGTTGTTTGCCTGCCTGTTCTGGTCAATCAAAGCCAACGTTAAGCAGGCGCAGCGCTATCAATGGCATTGCCTGTGCGGCTCGTTGCTGACGTTTCTGGTCTTCTCGGCCTCTAAATTTCAGCTGCCTTATTATCTTAACATTGTATTCCCGCTGTTTGCTATACAACTTGCTTATTTCCTCAGGAACTTAAAAAAAGAAAAAAGCCTGAAAGCGGTCAACATCACGCAACGGATCGTCATGACCCTGCTATTGGTGGTAATTATGGCACTGCAGTATTTCTTTAAACCGGGACCGTCATCGTGGACCATATTCGCCGTCCTTGCGGTGCTCCTGCTAATAGTGTTTAGAGCCGTGCGCAAAACATCAGCTTACGGATTAACGCGCACTATGCTTCAAACCGTTGCCGTGGCGTTTTTTGTTAACCTGTATTTAAACCTGGTGTTTTATCCGGCATTACTGCATTACCAGTCAGGTAGCGAAGCGGCATTCTACATCAATCAGCATAATACCAACAATCTGCCTGTGGCTCAAACCGGCGATAATTATAACTTCCCCCTGGAGTTTTATCTCAACAAACCGCTCATCACTATAGATCCTAATGGGCATGACACCACAACCGCCAAGCCATTCATTTTATATGGTGATCATCAGGTGATTGAAGGATTGAGGAAACAGGGCTGGAAAATTCGACAACTTAGCACATTTAATCAGTATTGGATCAGCATGCTGAAGCCAAAGTTCTTGAATGCCGCGACGCGAAGCGAGGTTGTAACGCATTCGGATGTGGTGTTAGTAACCCCCTAG
- a CDS encoding DUF1080 domain-containing protein, whose amino-acid sequence MKILKLIPAFLFFAVVISAFKIVQQKEEGFKPMFDGKTLKGWDGDPKYWRVENGEIIGEVTPETILKRNTFLIWQGGKPADFELKVSYRISAKGNSGVNYRSEVIDSLPYAMKGYQQDIDGKDKYNLGYPRYSGQNYEERGRQFLALRGQRTVIENGKPRVVDSTGTQQELLKSINYDGWNELHIIAKGNKLQHYLNGKLMSEVVDNDEANRKMSGMIGVQVHVGPPMKVEYKDFRIKILK is encoded by the coding sequence ATGAAAATCTTAAAACTGATCCCTGCGTTTCTGTTTTTCGCTGTCGTTATTTCGGCATTCAAAATTGTTCAGCAAAAAGAAGAAGGCTTTAAGCCGATGTTTGACGGCAAAACCCTGAAAGGCTGGGATGGCGATCCCAAATATTGGCGCGTAGAGAACGGCGAGATCATAGGTGAGGTTACTCCGGAAACCATTCTGAAACGTAATACTTTTCTGATTTGGCAAGGTGGCAAACCGGCCGATTTTGAACTAAAAGTATCGTACCGCATATCGGCAAAAGGTAACAGCGGCGTTAACTACCGCAGCGAGGTAATTGACAGCCTGCCTTATGCCATGAAAGGTTACCAGCAGGATATTGACGGTAAAGACAAATACAACCTGGGCTATCCCCGCTATAGCGGCCAGAATTATGAAGAACGCGGTCGCCAGTTTTTAGCATTGCGCGGTCAGCGTACCGTAATAGAGAACGGCAAGCCACGCGTGGTTGATTCGACAGGTACCCAACAAGAGTTATTGAAAAGTATTAATTACGATGGCTGGAACGAGTTGCACATCATCGCCAAAGGCAATAAACTACAACATTACCTTAATGGTAAACTGATGAGCGAGGTTGTTGATAACGATGAAGCCAACCGCAAAATGAGTGGCATGATTGGCGTACAGGTACACGTAGGCCCGCCCATGAAGGTTGAATACAAAGATTTCAGGATAAAAATATTGAAATAG
- a CDS encoding exodeoxyribonuclease III, with protein sequence MKIITYNVNGIRSAISKNWLAWLQATDADVVCLQEIKATPDVLTDLFLVEQLGYQHYWYPAEKKGYSGTAIFTKHTPKHVEYGCGIADYDREGRNIRVDFEDVSVMSVYFPSGSSGDERQGFKFRFLEEFGDYLHQLKESVPNLVVSGDYNICHRAIDIHNPKSNANSSGFLPEEREWMEQFINSGFIDTFRHVNPEPHNYTWWSFRANARAKNLGWRIDYNMATEPLRERIKRSAILAEARHSDHCPVLLELHPAK encoded by the coding sequence ATGAAGATCATTACCTATAACGTTAACGGCATCCGTTCTGCTATCAGTAAAAACTGGTTGGCCTGGCTGCAGGCTACTGATGCCGATGTGGTTTGTTTACAAGAAATAAAGGCGACGCCCGATGTGCTGACCGATCTGTTCCTGGTAGAACAACTGGGTTATCAGCACTATTGGTATCCGGCAGAGAAGAAGGGTTATAGCGGCACCGCCATCTTTACTAAACATACTCCCAAACATGTAGAATACGGTTGTGGCATTGCCGATTATGACCGTGAGGGCCGTAACATCCGGGTTGATTTTGAAGATGTGTCGGTAATGAGTGTTTATTTTCCGTCAGGTTCCAGTGGCGACGAGCGTCAAGGTTTCAAATTTCGTTTCCTCGAAGAATTTGGCGATTACCTGCATCAGCTAAAAGAGAGTGTCCCCAACCTGGTGGTGTCTGGCGATTATAATATCTGTCACAGGGCAATAGATATTCATAACCCTAAATCAAACGCCAACTCATCGGGCTTTTTGCCGGAGGAGCGGGAGTGGATGGAGCAGTTTATCAATAGTGGTTTTATCGATACCTTCCGTCATGTGAACCCAGAACCGCACAACTATACCTGGTGGAGTTTCAGAGCTAATGCGCGCGCTAAGAACCTGGGCTGGCGTATAGATTATAACATGGCGACTGAGCCGCTCAGGGAACGGATCAAGCGGTCGGCCATACTTGCTGAGGCCCGGCATTCAGACCATTGCCCCGTGCTGTTAGAGCTGCATCCGGCAAAGTAG
- a CDS encoding peptidylprolyl isomerase: MKRLNLILLLVLCAFSAMARSPKNQYVRISTAYGQCIIRLYNQTPKHRDNFIKLTKKGFYNGTLFHRVIQSFMIQGGDPDSKNAQPGAQLGNGDVGYTIPAEFNDSLFHKRGVLAAARDDNPVKASSGCQFYIVEGKRFTDKLLDTLEQTRLKGYKIPEWQRAWYRSVGGTPHLDHNYTVYGEVVMGIDMIDRIAAVKTDDRNRPLEDVPMKVTLLSKRECKQMDKLLWPI, encoded by the coding sequence ATGAAACGGCTAAACCTTATCTTGTTACTCGTGCTATGCGCCTTTAGCGCTATGGCTCGTTCGCCTAAAAATCAATACGTGCGCATCAGCACAGCTTATGGGCAGTGCATTATCAGGCTGTACAACCAAACACCAAAACATCGCGATAATTTTATCAAACTCACTAAAAAAGGGTTTTACAACGGCACGCTCTTTCATCGGGTTATCCAGAGTTTTATGATCCAGGGTGGCGATCCGGATTCAAAGAACGCACAACCGGGAGCACAGCTAGGTAATGGCGATGTAGGCTATACCATCCCTGCTGAATTTAATGATAGCTTGTTTCATAAACGCGGTGTGCTGGCTGCAGCCAGAGACGATAACCCCGTCAAAGCATCCAGCGGATGCCAGTTCTACATTGTAGAGGGCAAGCGTTTTACCGATAAGTTGTTGGACACGTTAGAGCAAACGCGTTTAAAAGGTTATAAAATACCCGAGTGGCAGCGCGCCTGGTATCGCTCGGTTGGCGGCACGCCACACTTAGATCATAACTATACTGTTTATGGCGAGGTGGTGATGGGCATTGATATGATAGACCGTATTGCTGCCGTTAAAACAGACGACCGTAACCGGCCATTGGAAGATGTGCCCATGAAGGTAACGCTGCTTAGTAAGCGCGAGTGTAAGCAGATGGATAAGTTGCTTTGGCCGATATAA
- a CDS encoding energy transducer TonB, which translates to MRRFTLVISFLVIAIMASGQAIFKGGEGALNTFLQKHIVYPEFSSRNCIGGIIYISFKVQQDGSLKEIAVQKGMGIDLDDEALRVVKLTRGMWSISSPGITEARMVLPIRFSPDNNRCISVNNITRQQAVQAYQNRQELENAVTNYYKNKYAGKADTTKEQEIIALKQQLGFDDELIGELLQKADAKQKQGDTDGACEDWNFIRNIGSNRADDFIAHYCGKQ; encoded by the coding sequence ATGCGCCGCTTCACCCTCGTGATATCGTTCCTGGTTATTGCTATAATGGCAAGCGGGCAAGCTATATTTAAAGGCGGCGAGGGTGCGTTGAACACGTTTCTGCAAAAACACATCGTTTATCCTGAGTTTTCCAGCCGGAACTGCATTGGCGGGATTATATACATAAGTTTTAAAGTTCAACAAGATGGCTCATTGAAAGAGATTGCCGTGCAAAAAGGCATGGGGATTGATTTGGATGATGAAGCCTTGCGCGTAGTAAAACTTACGCGTGGTATGTGGTCTATTAGCTCGCCTGGAATAACAGAGGCCCGAATGGTGTTGCCCATCCGTTTTTCGCCTGATAATAACCGGTGTATAAGTGTCAATAATATTACCAGGCAGCAAGCTGTACAAGCCTATCAGAACCGGCAGGAGCTGGAAAATGCGGTGACCAATTACTACAAAAATAAATATGCCGGCAAGGCTGATACCACTAAAGAGCAGGAGATCATCGCACTGAAACAACAACTGGGTTTTGATGATGAACTGATAGGTGAGTTACTACAAAAGGCCGACGCTAAACAAAAGCAGGGCGATACCGACGGCGCCTGCGAAGACTGGAATTTTATCCGCAACATTGGCAGCAATCGCGCCGACGATTTTATAGCGCACTATTGCGGCAAGCAATAG
- a CDS encoding peptidoglycan DD-metalloendopeptidase family protein: protein MDKHQLLQQYLENNPHKKGKVVDIDLQHDCFLPLDFTDQNQELTLQDLVDTRLFSNWVEAKLAESGCRYGIGGYLEHRTIYGRSNLFGAGKEPRRLHLGMDIWSPAGTPVYAPLQGTVHSFHDNDHFGDYGPTIILQHDLDGLILYSLYGHLSRQSLDGLAVGQSIAMDQQIASFGTSAENGQWPPHLHFQLMFDMEGMWGDYPGVCRYSEMERYRANVPDPALVLGF, encoded by the coding sequence ATGGACAAGCATCAACTGCTGCAGCAATATCTGGAAAACAATCCCCATAAAAAGGGAAAAGTGGTAGATATTGATCTGCAGCATGATTGTTTTTTACCACTTGATTTTACCGATCAAAACCAGGAACTCACCTTGCAGGATCTGGTAGATACCCGGCTGTTCAGCAATTGGGTTGAAGCCAAGCTGGCCGAGAGCGGCTGTCGCTACGGCATTGGCGGCTACCTGGAGCATCGTACTATTTACGGTCGCAGTAACTTGTTTGGGGCTGGTAAAGAACCCCGTCGCCTGCATTTGGGGATGGACATATGGAGCCCCGCCGGAACGCCCGTTTACGCGCCGCTGCAAGGCACTGTTCACAGTTTTCATGACAATGACCATTTTGGCGATTATGGGCCTACCATTATCCTGCAACACGATCTGGATGGTTTGATCCTTTACTCTCTTTACGGTCATCTAAGTCGCCAAAGTTTGGACGGACTAGCCGTTGGGCAGTCCATCGCTATGGATCAACAGATAGCCAGCTTCGGCACATCGGCCGAAAATGGCCAATGGCCGCCGCACCTGCACTTTCAACTGATGTTTGATATGGAAGGCATGTGGGGCGACTACCCCGGTGTATGCCGCTATTCTGAAATGGAGCGGTACCGGGCCAATGTGCCAGATCCCGCTTTGGTATTGGGGTTTTAA
- a CDS encoding ribosome-binding factor A, which yields MESKRQQKFAGVIQEDLAAIFQREGMSFLPNTLVTITKVRVTPDLALARVFLSFFNSPNPQLAVQTIKTHSSEIRYKLGARIKDQVRVIPQLEFFLDDTNEYVERMDKIFERISHEDRQKDEE from the coding sequence ATGGAATCTAAAAGACAACAAAAATTTGCCGGTGTTATTCAGGAAGATCTGGCTGCCATATTTCAGCGCGAGGGCATGAGCTTTTTGCCCAATACGCTGGTTACTATTACCAAAGTACGTGTAACACCAGATCTGGCCCTGGCCCGCGTGTTTCTAAGCTTTTTTAATAGCCCAAACCCGCAGCTGGCTGTGCAGACTATCAAAACGCACAGTTCAGAGATCCGTTATAAACTGGGTGCCCGTATTAAAGACCAGGTGCGCGTTATCCCGCAGCTGGAGTTCTTTTTGGATGATACCAACGAGTACGTAGAGCGTATGGACAAGATCTTTGAACGCATCAGTCACGAAGATCGTCAGAAAGACGAAGAGTAA
- a CDS encoding ABC transporter permease, with product MNTSVYIAKRYLFSRKKMHAINIISGISMLGVFVGAAALFIILSVFNGFEKVILSLYSNFTPELKIEPKEGKTFDPNTAYFKALHKDPRVFSYTEVLQEKALIRYGNSKVIGTVMGVSDEFLRSKQLDSTIQDGAFMLHTGNTDFAVLGASVQANLGINIKDPLAALQIYSPRRTATESSNPLNEFVVRSIYPSGVFAVQQDFDDIIVTPISFMRDLLGQPVEVSSININFKNGTDIKSVEAEVSDKLGPKYEVKNRIMQNAVLYKTLNYERWSIYMILTFVVVIAIFNIIGSLTMLVIDKQKDIAILTGLGAGKRMIQGIFFFEGMMISMIGCVAGLIAGSIFCLLQEHFKLVKMGSSMTVMDAYPVDIKFFDYIIVLLTVTIIAVIASGISARLSVKRLDEIKQDL from the coding sequence GTGAACACCTCTGTCTACATAGCCAAGCGTTATCTTTTTTCGCGCAAAAAGATGCACGCCATCAATATCATTTCAGGCATTTCTATGCTGGGGGTATTTGTGGGTGCGGCGGCTTTGTTTATTATTCTGTCGGTGTTTAACGGGTTTGAGAAAGTGATCCTGTCGCTCTACAGTAATTTTACGCCCGAACTGAAGATCGAGCCTAAAGAAGGAAAAACCTTCGACCCCAATACTGCCTACTTTAAAGCGTTGCATAAAGACCCGCGGGTATTCTCATACACCGAGGTGCTGCAAGAAAAGGCCCTCATTCGTTATGGTAACAGCAAGGTGATAGGTACGGTGATGGGCGTAAGCGATGAATTCCTCCGGAGCAAACAGCTGGACAGCACCATACAAGACGGCGCTTTTATGCTGCACACCGGTAATACTGATTTTGCGGTGCTGGGCGCATCGGTGCAGGCCAATCTGGGTATCAATATTAAAGATCCGCTGGCGGCATTACAGATCTATTCGCCAAGGCGAACGGCTACTGAGTCCTCCAATCCGCTTAATGAGTTTGTGGTGCGCAGCATTTACCCATCGGGTGTGTTTGCTGTGCAGCAAGATTTTGATGATATCATAGTTACCCCCATCAGCTTTATGCGCGATTTGCTGGGGCAGCCGGTAGAAGTATCGTCTATCAATATCAACTTTAAAAACGGCACGGATATCAAAAGCGTGGAGGCAGAAGTAAGCGATAAACTCGGGCCGAAATATGAGGTAAAAAACCGCATCATGCAAAATGCGGTGCTTTATAAAACGTTGAATTATGAGCGCTGGTCTATTTATATGATTCTTACGTTTGTGGTGGTTATCGCTATATTTAATATCATCGGTTCATTAACGATGCTGGTAATTGATAAGCAAAAAGACATTGCTATACTTACTGGCCTGGGTGCCGGCAAGCGAATGATCCAGGGCATCTTCTTTTTTGAGGGAATGATGATCTCGATGATTGGCTGTGTGGCCGGATTGATTGCCGGTAGTATTTTCTGTCTTTTACAGGAGCATTTCAAGCTGGTAAAAATGGGTAGCAGCATGACCGTGATGGATGCTTACCCGGTAGATATTAAGTTTTTTGACTATATTATTGTACTTTTAACTGTAACCATTATTGCGGTTATAGCATCTGGCATTAGCGCCCGGCTGAGCGTGAAACGCCTTGACGAGATAAAACAAGATCTGTAA